The following are from one region of the Silene latifolia isolate original U9 population chromosome 9, ASM4854445v1, whole genome shotgun sequence genome:
- the LOC141602348 gene encoding large ribosomal subunit protein uL2-like: MGRVIRAQRKGAGSVFKSHTHHRKGPAKFRTLDLGERKGYLKGVVTDIIHDPGRGAPLARITFRDPIRYKLQKQLFVAAEGMYTGQYLYCGKNAKLSVGNVLPVGHAPEGTVICNVESRIGDRGVLARASGDYAVIIAHNPDNSTTRIKLPSGAKKVISSGCRAMIGQIAGGGRTEKPLLKAGRAYHKFRVKRNCWPKVRGVAMNPVDHPHGGGNHQHPGHSTTISKRAVPGQKVGQIGARQTGGGGKKKFLKTALY; encoded by the exons ATGGGACGCGTTATCAGGGCACAACGTAAGGGAGCTGGGTCCGTATTCAAGTCCCACACGCACCACAGAAAGGGCCCTGCCAAGTTCCGAACATTGGACTTGGGCGAAAGGAAAGGCTACCTCAAAGGTGTGGTGACTGATATCATTCACGATCCCGGGAGGGGAGCCCCACTTGCTCGTATCACGTTCCGTGATCCGATTAGGTACAAGCTTCAAAAACAACTTTTTGTAGCTGCTGAAGGTATGTATACTGGTCAGTATCTTTATTGTGGTAAGAATGCAAAATTGTCTGTTGGGAATGTATTGCCCGTCGGACACGCCCCTGAAGGTACCGTCATTTGTAATGTTGAGAGTCGGATTGGTGACCGCGGTGTCTTGGCTAGGGCTTCTGGTGACTATGCTGTTATTATTGCTCATAATCCTGATAATTCTACTACTAG GATAAAGCTACCGTCAGGAGCAAAGAAGGTGATATCAAGCGGGTGTAGAGCAATGATAGGGCAGATAGCCGGAGGAGGGAGAACAGAGAAGCCGCTACTAAAGGCAGGAAGAGCATACCACAAGTTTAGAGTTAAGAGGAACTGTTGGCCTAAGGTTCGCGGTGTGGCCATGAACCCTGTTGACCATCCTCATGGTGGTGGTAACCACCAACATCCAGGCCACAGTACCACCATTAGTAAGCGAGCTGTTCCGGGTCAAAAGGTTGGTCAGATTGGTGCTAGGCAAACTGGTGGTGGTGGCAAAAAGAAATTCCTCAAGACCGCTCTttattag
- the LOC141598715 gene encoding putative serine/threonine-protein kinase PBL3, producing the protein MGNCLGSSSSSAQVDSFMSHPTSGVSKITSVSRTSNSSNSGSFMASGPSVKSSSQGLPTPRSEYEILSSSGLKAFSFNDLKTATKNFRPDSLIGEGGFGYVFKGWIDGQTLLPSRPGSGMVVAVKKLKPEGFQGHKEWLTEVNYLGQLHHPNLVKLIGYCVEGEHRLLVYEFMPKGSLENHLFRRGPQPISWATRIKVAIGAAKGLSFLHDAESQVIYRDFKASNILLDADFHAKLSDFGLAKAGPTGDRTHVSTQVMGTQGYAAPEYVATGRLSAKSDVYSYGVVLLELLTGRRAVDKSKVTNEQNLTDWAKPYLGDRRKLFRIMDTKLEGQYPQKAAFKVASLAIQCLDPEPRSRPKMSEVLEELVNLQDEKKTIRNTHVGPKNTSSPMISPRHQRSPVNFNVQASPLSLPSRNPQAR; encoded by the exons GTGTCTCAAAAATTACCAGTGTTAGCCGGACCAGCAACTCAAGCAACTCAGGCTCTTTCATGGCCTCAGGACCAAGTGTGAAAAGCAGCTCCCAAGGTCTTCCGACTCCAAGATCTGAATATGAAATATTGTCTTCTTCTGGACTAAAGGCCTTCTCTTTTAATGACCTTAAAACCGCCACCAAAAATTTCCGCCCTGACAGCCTTATTGGAGAAGGTGGTTTTGGCTATGTTTTCAAAGGGTGGATTGATGGGCAAACACTCTTGCCTTCGAGACCTGGATCTGGAATGGTTGTTGCTGTGAAAAAGCTTAAACCCGAAGGTTTTCAGGGCCATAAGGAGTGGTTG ACAGAAGTAAATTATCTTGGTCAACTTCATCATCCCAATCTAGTAAAACTTATTGGTTATTGCGTGGAGGGTGAACATCGGCTTTTGGTGTACGAGTTCATGCCCAAGGGAAGCTTAGAGAATCACTTGTTTAGAC GAGGGCCTCAGCCAATTTCTTGGGCGACGAGGATCAAAGTCGCTATAGGTGCTGCTAAAGGGCTCTCATTTCTTCATGATGCTGAATCACAAGTTATATATCGTGATTTCAAGGCTTCAAATATTTTATTAGATGCG GACTTTCATGCCAAGCTATCAGATTTCGGACTTGCAAAGGCAGGGCCTACAGGAGATCGAACTCATGTTTCAACTCAGGTCATGGGAACTCAGGGCTATGCTGCGCCTGAATATGTAGCTACAG GCCGATTGTCAGCTAAGAGTGATGTCTACAGTTACGGAGTTGTGTTACTAGAACTATTGACCGGTCGCCGTGCAGTTGACAAGTCAAAAGTTACGAACGAGCAGAATCTGACAGATTGGGCAAAGCCGTACTTAGGCGACCGAAGAAAGCTATTCCGAATCATGGATACCAAATTGGAAGGTCAATACCCGCAAAAAGCCGCTTTCAAAGTCGCTTCACTTGCTATACAATGTCTAGACCCTGAACCTAGATCAAGGCCTAAAATGTCGGAGGTATTAGAGGAACTTGTGAACCTGCAAGACGAGAAGAAAACTATCAGAAATACCCATGTGGGTCCCAAGAACACATCTAGTCCCATGATATCTCCGAGACACCAACGTTCTCCAGTGAACTTTAACGTCCAAGCATCACCGTTGTCATTGCCATCGCGCAATCCTCAAGCTCGATGA